Proteins found in one Armatimonadota bacterium genomic segment:
- a CDS encoding ABC transporter ATP-binding protein: protein MPTVAARALLKRFGDLAAVDGISFDVRPGECFGFLGPNGAGKTTTMKMVYCVLPPTSGDLRVLGMDVRTHPRAIKARLGVVTQDNTLDTALTVRENLVIFARYFDIPWGLARRRADDLLEFVSLTDRAGDRVEYLSGGMKRRLMVARALVPQPELLVLDEPTTGLDPQARQLAWEKLRQLKRTGVTQILTTHYMEEAAALCDRIAIMDQGRIVTEGSPADLIAAHAGREVVELRATDTEWQEQGTLERVLGIAGDLAETHEVYGDLLVIPTHDGEALLRRIREDGVVLESATLRRATLEDAFLRLTGRRLRD from the coding sequence ATGCCCACCGTTGCTGCGCGCGCCCTGCTGAAACGCTTCGGCGACCTGGCCGCCGTGGACGGCATCTCGTTCGATGTCCGCCCCGGTGAGTGCTTCGGCTTCTTGGGTCCAAACGGCGCCGGCAAGACCACCACCATGAAGATGGTATACTGCGTGCTGCCTCCGACCTCGGGCGACCTGCGGGTGCTAGGCATGGACGTGCGCACGCACCCGCGCGCGATCAAGGCACGGCTGGGCGTTGTCACCCAGGACAACACGTTGGACACGGCGCTGACCGTACGCGAGAACCTCGTGATCTTCGCGCGCTACTTCGACATCCCGTGGGGATTGGCCAGGCGCCGGGCCGACGATCTCCTGGAGTTCGTGTCGCTCACCGACCGCGCCGGGGACAGGGTTGAGTACTTGAGCGGCGGCATGAAGCGGCGGCTGATGGTGGCGCGGGCGCTCGTGCCGCAGCCCGAGCTGCTCGTCCTCGACGAGCCGACAACCGGACTCGACCCGCAGGCGAGGCAGCTGGCATGGGAGAAACTGCGGCAGCTCAAGCGCACGGGCGTCACCCAGATCCTCACCACTCACTACATGGAGGAGGCCGCGGCGCTGTGCGATCGCATCGCCATCATGGACCAGGGCCGCATCGTCACCGAGGGCTCCCCGGCCGACCTGATAGCCGCCCACGCAGGCCGCGAGGTGGTTGAACTGAGGGCTACCGACACCGAGTGGCAGGAACAGGGCACCCTGGAGCGGGTACTCGGCATCGCAGGCGACCTGGCAGAGACACATGAGGTATACGGCGACCTTCTGGTGATCCCCACGCACGATGGCGAGGCCCTGCTGCGTCGCATTCGAGAAGACGGCGTCGTGCTCGAGTCCGCAACGCTGCGCCGCGCCACGCTAGAGGACGCGTTCCTGCGGCTCACCGGCAGGAGGCTCCGCGACTGA
- a CDS encoding SIS domain-containing protein, with the protein MPATTHAMLAEIREQPAALERMLSRHAAEIGEAVRALRHRRPPFVVFVARGTSHNAAIYGQYLVETFLRIPTGTAMPSVTTLYGRTPDWRSAAVIGISQSGRSVDVTEVLAEARRQGALTMAITNDPASPMAGCSDQILPLAAGPEISVAATKTFTSSLAVLAALVAGWGRVSALTRALPRLPDAVGSALEREAVIRSLARRRARRDPWVVTTRGYMLGVGDEAALKLKETAYAAVESASSAALLHGPIAALDRRSTVLLLLPPGKSKAGLIELRDRLRKRSVTTLTFAFDDDPGDVSIHTGLPEPLAPIAASPAVHLFAYYLSVARGLNPDMPRGLSKVTPTR; encoded by the coding sequence ATGCCTGCCACCACGCACGCGATGCTGGCCGAGATCCGCGAACAGCCGGCCGCCCTGGAGCGCATGTTGAGCCGTCACGCGGCCGAGATCGGCGAAGCGGTGCGGGCGCTGCGGCACCGGCGCCCGCCGTTCGTCGTCTTCGTCGCGCGCGGCACCTCGCACAACGCGGCCATCTACGGGCAGTACCTGGTTGAGACCTTCCTGCGAATACCCACGGGCACCGCGATGCCGTCGGTGACGACGCTGTACGGCCGCACGCCGGACTGGCGCTCCGCGGCTGTGATCGGCATCTCGCAATCCGGCCGGTCGGTGGACGTCACCGAGGTGCTGGCCGAGGCGCGCAGGCAGGGCGCCCTGACCATGGCCATCACCAACGATCCCGCCTCGCCGATGGCAGGTTGCAGCGATCAGATCCTGCCCCTGGCCGCGGGCCCCGAGATCAGCGTGGCGGCGACCAAGACCTTCACGTCTTCGCTTGCGGTGCTTGCCGCCCTGGTCGCGGGATGGGGCCGGGTATCGGCTCTGACGCGCGCCCTACCCCGCCTGCCCGACGCCGTTGGCTCGGCGCTTGAACGCGAGGCCGTGATCAGGTCGCTGGCCAGACGCCGCGCCCGGCGCGATCCCTGGGTGGTGACAACGCGGGGCTACATGCTGGGCGTGGGGGACGAGGCGGCACTGAAACTCAAGGAGACCGCGTACGCGGCCGTGGAGTCGGCCTCCTCGGCCGCCCTTCTACACGGTCCTATCGCCGCCCTCGATCGAAGGAGCACGGTGCTGCTGCTCCTGCCGCCGGGAAAGAGCAAGGCCGGTCTGATTGAACTCCGAGACCGGTTGCGCAAACGATCGGTTACAACGCTCACGTTCGCGTTTGACGATGACCCGGGGGACGTGTCCATCCACACCGGCCTGCCCGAGCCGCTGGCGCCCATCGCCGCATCTCCAGCCGTGCACCTCTTCGCCTACTACCTCTCAGTTGCGCGCGGCCTGAACCCGGACATGCCCCGAGGCCTCAGCAAGGTGACCCCGACTCGCTGA
- a CDS encoding Zn-dependent hydrolase: MPAPMEPIISSPLVRPERLRARLEMLAAQGGEASGGDVRGVSRFPFSAAHADAVRIVAAWMEEAGLSAGCDEFGNLIGTCPGSGDGPAIILGSHLDTVPCGGMFDGALGVAAGVEVAAALHESGRGLHHALAIVGFADEEGHQFGVGTLASRCVTGRIPRERFASLRGRDGRTLAESLAAFAPGLPRCAFPERAAAYLELHIEQGPVLARFGRRVAVVSTITGIARTVVVLEGESNHAGTTPMVDRRDALVGAADVVLAVHSLARTAGAPAVGTVGTLSVSPGASNVVPGHAEFSIEFRTTDGVQLRSLCAGIGVEARQVAQSRGLSCHIGDWDLRDPVPMDEGVQRAIARAIQDAGCEPFAMPSGAGHDAMVMAQHVPSGMIFVPSVGGISHSPREWTDWEDAALGAEVLLRTVMLLDEAGLPAARAHPAHDAS, from the coding sequence ATGCCAGCACCGATGGAGCCGATCATTTCCTCTCCTCTGGTTCGACCCGAGCGGTTGAGGGCGCGCCTCGAGATGCTGGCCGCGCAGGGCGGCGAAGCATCCGGTGGCGACGTCCGGGGTGTCAGCCGGTTTCCGTTCTCCGCGGCCCACGCCGACGCGGTCCGCATCGTCGCTGCATGGATGGAAGAGGCGGGTCTCTCCGCGGGCTGCGATGAGTTCGGCAATCTGATCGGCACCTGCCCGGGTTCGGGGGACGGGCCAGCCATCATTCTTGGGTCGCACCTCGACACGGTACCCTGCGGCGGCATGTTCGACGGCGCGCTCGGCGTCGCCGCCGGTGTTGAGGTGGCGGCTGCTCTGCACGAGTCAGGCCGCGGCCTGCATCACGCGCTGGCAATCGTGGGGTTTGCCGACGAGGAGGGCCATCAGTTCGGGGTGGGCACGCTGGCGTCACGGTGCGTGACCGGCCGGATCCCCAGGGAGAGGTTTGCCTCGCTGCGCGGGCGCGACGGCCGCACCCTGGCCGAGTCGCTGGCGGCGTTCGCGCCCGGCCTTCCTCGCTGCGCATTTCCCGAGCGCGCAGCGGCATACCTGGAACTACACATCGAGCAGGGCCCTGTTCTTGCGCGGTTCGGCCGCCGTGTCGCTGTGGTGAGTACGATTACCGGTATCGCCCGGACCGTGGTCGTCCTGGAAGGTGAGTCCAACCACGCGGGCACGACCCCGATGGTGGATCGCCGCGATGCGCTGGTGGGCGCCGCCGACGTGGTCCTGGCTGTACACTCCCTGGCCCGGACCGCGGGTGCGCCTGCCGTGGGAACCGTTGGCACGTTGTCCGTCTCGCCCGGGGCATCCAACGTGGTGCCCGGCCACGCGGAGTTCAGCATCGAGTTCAGGACAACCGACGGCGTCCAGTTGCGCAGCCTGTGCGCCGGCATTGGCGTGGAGGCCAGGCAGGTGGCGCAGAGCCGCGGCCTGAGCTGCCACATCGGAGATTGGGATCTGCGCGATCCCGTGCCGATGGACGAGGGCGTTCAGCGTGCGATCGCGCGGGCGATTCAGGATGCCGGATGCGAGCCGTTCGCGATGCCCAGCGGCGCAGGCCACGACGCAATGGTCATGGCACAGCACGTGCCCTCCGGCATGATCTTCGTGCCCAGCGTCGGCGGGATCAGCCACTCCCCGCGCGAGTGGACCGACTGGGAGGACGCGGCACTGGGAGCAGAGGTGCTGCTGCGGACGGTGATGCTGCTGGATGAGGCCGGCCTGCCGGCGGCGCGAGCTCATCCGGCCCACGATGCCTCTTGA
- a CDS encoding aldo/keto reductase, protein MEYRYLGRTGLQVSALCFGTQTFGWVADEPTSHAMLDRFTAAGGNFLDSADTYNRGQSETILGTWIACRGRRDDLVVATKVFFPTGPGPNDRGLSRAHIMASVEGSLRRLRTDHIDLYQMHCWDAATPLEETVRAMDDLARAGKVRYLGASNFTPSQVDRAVMLSRLNNWVRVDCLQPEYSLLVRSPEWELLPLCRSEGIGVLPWSPLAGGWLSGKYRKGQAPPEGSRAGRRDRFEDLPEQRATEQAWRVIEELDAVAREVGRTPSQVALNWLLRQPGVTAPIFGARTVEQLEQNLGSVGWALAPEFVARLAEASATPLPSPHGFVARYTRHREGRDPLAP, encoded by the coding sequence ATGGAATACCGATATCTGGGCAGAACAGGCCTGCAGGTGTCGGCCCTTTGCTTCGGCACGCAGACCTTCGGGTGGGTGGCCGACGAGCCCACCTCGCACGCGATGCTGGATCGCTTCACCGCGGCAGGGGGTAACTTTCTCGACAGTGCCGACACCTACAATCGCGGCCAGTCGGAAACCATCTTGGGGACCTGGATCGCCTGCCGCGGCCGCCGCGACGACCTGGTGGTCGCCACCAAGGTGTTCTTCCCCACGGGCCCGGGTCCCAACGACCGGGGGTTGTCTCGGGCGCACATAATGGCCTCGGTGGAGGGGAGCCTGCGACGTCTGCGGACCGACCACATAGACCTATACCAGATGCATTGTTGGGACGCGGCCACGCCGCTGGAAGAGACCGTGCGCGCAATGGACGACCTGGCGCGGGCGGGCAAGGTTCGCTACCTGGGGGCGTCCAACTTCACGCCGTCCCAGGTGGACCGGGCGGTGATGCTGAGCCGCTTGAACAACTGGGTGCGGGTGGACTGCCTGCAGCCCGAGTACAGTCTGCTGGTGCGCAGCCCCGAGTGGGAGCTTCTCCCGCTGTGCCGGTCAGAGGGCATAGGCGTCCTGCCCTGGTCTCCGCTGGCCGGTGGGTGGCTGTCGGGCAAGTATCGAAAGGGCCAGGCGCCTCCCGAGGGTAGCCGGGCCGGCAGGCGGGACCGGTTCGAGGACCTCCCGGAGCAGCGCGCGACCGAGCAGGCATGGCGCGTTATAGAAGAGCTGGACGCGGTTGCCCGCGAGGTCGGCAGGACGCCGTCTCAGGTAGCGCTCAACTGGTTGCTCCGGCAGCCGGGGGTGACCGCGCCGATCTTTGGCGCCCGGACCGTCGAGCAACTAGAGCAGAACCTGGGCAGCGTCGGGTGGGCGCTGGCGCCGGAGTTCGTGGCCCGGCTCGCTGAGGCGAGCGCGACGCCGCTTCCGTCGCCCCACGGTTTCGTGGCCCGCTACACGCGGCATCGGGAGGGTCGGGACCCCCTGGCCCCGTAG
- a CDS encoding ABC transporter permease translates to MPRAQRCGVFGSEPRPATAGTRCGYRSSQGGGARRDAGGGSRGEGGTGAVVTAGSTPLWRYAAGRLAQAVPLLLGVVVVNFLLISLAPGDPVATLLGEYPAPPEYVAQLRREFGLDQPAPVRLALYAWNVARGELGFSFAYRLPVAALVVGRLGNTFLLMVTALTLAALVGVGLGVTAARRRGSGLDTAATGISLAGYSIPDFWLSQLLVLLFAVFLGWLPAQGIRSVREQYTGMAAVLDVARHLILPAAALSFRYMALISRLTRASMLEAMSQDFILAARARGLPERLVLLQHGLRNAALPVVTVIGYNFAFVLAGSALVETVFGWPGVGRLLYDAILQRDTPVLLGVLLMVSATVVVVNLLTDLLYAALDPRVRY, encoded by the coding sequence ATGCCGCGCGCGCAACGCTGCGGGGTGTTTGGATCGGAGCCGAGGCCCGCGACCGCTGGGACGCGGTGTGGGTACAGAAGTAGCCAGGGCGGGGGCGCGCGTAGAGACGCAGGCGGGGGTTCACGCGGCGAGGGTGGCACAGGCGCGGTGGTGACGGCGGGGAGTACGCCGCTCTGGCGGTACGCGGCGGGACGGCTGGCACAGGCCGTCCCGCTACTGCTAGGTGTAGTTGTAGTCAACTTTCTTCTCATCTCGCTGGCTCCCGGCGATCCCGTGGCCACCCTCCTGGGCGAGTATCCCGCGCCCCCGGAATACGTTGCTCAACTCCGGCGTGAGTTCGGCCTCGACCAACCGGCACCGGTGCGGCTGGCGCTCTATGCCTGGAACGTTGCCCGCGGTGAGTTGGGGTTCTCATTTGCCTATCGCCTTCCGGTCGCCGCACTGGTGGTCGGGCGTCTCGGGAACACGTTCCTTCTGATGGTGACGGCCCTCACGCTCGCGGCGCTGGTGGGTGTCGGGCTTGGCGTCACCGCGGCCCGCCGCCGGGGCTCTGGACTGGACACAGCGGCCACCGGCATCTCGCTGGCAGGATACTCGATCCCCGACTTCTGGCTGTCGCAGCTCCTGGTCCTGCTCTTCGCCGTGTTCCTGGGCTGGCTTCCGGCGCAGGGGATCCGCTCGGTCCGCGAGCAGTACACCGGCATGGCCGCCGTCCTGGATGTGGCGCGGCACCTGATACTGCCGGCGGCCGCGCTATCGTTCAGGTACATGGCGCTCATCTCCCGCCTGACCCGCGCCTCGATGCTCGAGGCGATGAGCCAGGACTTCATCCTGGCCGCGCGGGCCCGCGGCCTTCCGGAACGGCTGGTGCTGCTCCAGCACGGCCTGCGGAACGCCGCCCTACCGGTCGTGACGGTGATCGGCTACAACTTCGCCTTCGTGCTGGCCGGGTCGGCGTTGGTGGAAACCGTCTTCGGCTGGCCGGGTGTGGGGCGGCTGCTGTACGACGCGATTCTGCAGCGTGACACCCCGGTGCTCTTGGGCGTGCTTCTCATGGTGTCCGCGACGGTTGTTGTCGTGAACCTGCTTACCGACCTTCTCTACGCGGCGCTGGACCCGCGTGTCAGGTACTGA
- a CDS encoding ABC transporter permease, whose translation MVADESAVTPSAAGGREFWRRFRRSRAGIIGLGLVVLLVVVAMAAPLLAPRDPQTTSLVTLNPPGTPGHPLGTDNLGRDILSGVLWGSRVSLTVGVCAAAAAVLLGVFIGSLAGFYGGWADAVLGRITELFQVIPRFVLALLVVALFGSGLWKLIAVIGILSWPQAARVVRGQVMALRGAAYVDAARVLGLRNARIIFSEILPNVLAPVVVIGSLDVAGAILLEASLGFFGLGDPNLVSWGMMLNNAQAHLRQAWWMSVFPGIAISLAVLGFNLMGDGLNDAANPRLGV comes from the coding sequence ATGGTTGCCGACGAGAGCGCAGTAACCCCTTCCGCGGCCGGCGGGCGCGAGTTCTGGCGCCGCTTTCGCCGGAGCCGTGCAGGCATCATCGGCCTGGGCCTGGTCGTTCTCCTGGTTGTCGTCGCCATGGCCGCGCCGCTGCTGGCGCCGCGCGACCCTCAGACCACCTCCCTGGTCACGCTCAACCCCCCCGGCACGCCTGGGCATCCGCTCGGAACGGATAACCTCGGCCGCGACATCCTCAGTGGCGTACTTTGGGGGAGCCGCGTCTCGCTCACCGTCGGCGTCTGCGCCGCCGCCGCCGCGGTGCTGCTCGGTGTATTCATCGGCTCCCTGGCCGGGTTCTACGGGGGATGGGCCGACGCGGTTCTGGGCCGCATCACCGAGCTGTTCCAGGTGATCCCGCGGTTCGTGCTCGCGCTGCTCGTGGTGGCGCTCTTCGGCAGCGGCCTGTGGAAGTTGATAGCGGTCATAGGCATCCTGTCCTGGCCGCAGGCCGCGCGGGTAGTTCGCGGGCAGGTCATGGCGCTACGGGGCGCGGCCTACGTGGACGCGGCGCGCGTCCTGGGGCTGCGCAACGCACGCATAATCTTCTCGGAGATTCTTCCGAACGTGCTGGCCCCGGTGGTCGTGATCGGGTCACTTGACGTTGCCGGCGCCATACTGCTGGAGGCAAGTTTGGGGTTCTTCGGCCTGGGGGATCCCAACCTCGTGTCTTGGGGAATGATGCTGAACAACGCGCAGGCCCACCTGCGCCAGGCCTGGTGGATGAGCGTGTTCCCCGGAATTGCCATCTCGCTGGCGGTTCTGGGGTTCAACCTGATGGGCGATGGCCTCAATGACGCTGCCAATCCCCGACTTGGGGTGTGA
- a CDS encoding ABC transporter ATP-binding protein: MNGTGPLLLVEDLHTHILTTRGVVRAVDGISLSLPQGSAAGLVGESGSGKTMTGFSILRLFPTDAARIVRGRIELAGRDLLSLTDEEMRRARGGDVAMIFQDPTTYLNPVMPVGQQVAEAYAMRHGWTQARQKAVEALGLVGLPDPGETYRRFPHELSGGMRQRAVIAMAIVCRPALLIADEPTTAVDVTIQAQILDVLQRLRRELGMTLLLITHDLGIVAEVCETVHVMYAGRIVESAPSEALFASPGHPYTQGLLAATLSIDEARPITRVMEGAVPDLARLPRGCRFHPRCPAVMDRCRIEDPPAFRLGAHHLVACWLHEEQGAP; encoded by the coding sequence ATGAACGGGACCGGGCCCCTGTTGCTGGTTGAGGACCTCCACACCCACATCCTGACGACGCGGGGCGTGGTGCGCGCGGTTGACGGCATTTCGCTCTCGCTCCCGCAGGGTTCCGCCGCGGGACTGGTCGGCGAGTCCGGGTCAGGTAAGACGATGACCGGGTTCTCGATCCTCCGGCTGTTCCCCACGGACGCCGCCCGCATCGTGCGCGGCCGGATCGAGCTCGCCGGGCGCGACCTCCTGTCCCTCACGGATGAGGAGATGCGCCGGGCGCGCGGCGGGGACGTGGCCATGATCTTCCAGGACCCAACGACCTACCTCAACCCTGTGATGCCCGTCGGGCAGCAGGTGGCCGAGGCGTACGCGATGCGACACGGATGGACGCAGGCGCGGCAGAAGGCGGTCGAGGCACTGGGACTCGTAGGCCTGCCTGACCCCGGGGAGACCTACCGCCGCTTCCCTCATGAGCTCTCGGGCGGGATGCGCCAGCGCGCCGTCATCGCCATGGCGATTGTTTGCCGGCCCGCGTTGCTGATCGCCGACGAGCCGACGACCGCGGTGGACGTGACGATCCAGGCGCAGATCCTAGATGTGCTCCAGCGCCTCCGTCGCGAACTGGGGATGACGCTGCTGCTGATCACCCACGATCTGGGGATCGTGGCCGAGGTCTGCGAGACTGTCCACGTCATGTACGCCGGCCGGATCGTCGAGTCCGCCCCATCGGAAGCGCTGTTTGCGTCTCCGGGCCATCCCTACACCCAGGGCCTGCTGGCCGCCACGCTCAGCATTGACGAGGCCCGTCCCATCACCAGGGTGATGGAGGGCGCGGTGCCCGACCTGGCCCGCCTGCCGCGCGGGTGCCGGTTTCATCCCCGCTGCCCGGCTGTGATGGACCGCTGCCGGATCGAGGACCCGCCGGCCTTCCGTCTCGGAGCGCACCATCTGGTCGCATGCTGGCTCCACGAGGAGCAGGGAGCGCCGTGA
- a CDS encoding ATP-binding cassette domain-containing protein: MLAPRGAGSAVILEARDLTKRFPWGRTFTGTRAWVRAVEGVSLGVAEGDTLALVGESGSGKTTTGRILAGLEAPTSGDVHYRGRALSALTGQDWREFRRSVQMVFQDSQASLNPRKTVAQILEVALAAHGVAPGARRDSAARLLVEVGLEPPAVFLGRFPHQLSGGQRQRINVARALATDPKVIIADEPVSALDLSVRAQILVLMQRLQRQRGVGYLFISHDLAVVRSVARRVAVMYLGRIVEEGPTEAVFGRPLHPYTEALLSATPVPNPRLARMRERIILQGDVPSPVAPPPGCPFHPRCPIAQEVCRREFPPLVDAGRGQVAVCHFAH; encoded by the coding sequence ATGCTGGCTCCACGAGGAGCAGGGAGCGCCGTGATCCTGGAAGCCCGCGATCTCACGAAGCGGTTCCCATGGGGCCGGACCTTCACCGGCACCCGCGCCTGGGTGCGCGCCGTGGAGGGCGTCTCCCTGGGCGTGGCCGAGGGTGACACGCTCGCGCTTGTCGGCGAGTCCGGGTCGGGCAAGACCACGACGGGCCGCATCCTGGCCGGGCTCGAGGCGCCGACCTCAGGCGATGTGCACTATCGTGGCAGGGCGCTTTCGGCGCTGACCGGTCAGGACTGGCGCGAGTTCCGTCGCAGCGTGCAGATGGTGTTCCAGGATTCGCAGGCTTCGCTGAACCCCCGCAAGACCGTGGCGCAGATCCTGGAGGTAGCGCTGGCCGCGCATGGGGTGGCTCCTGGAGCGCGTCGAGACTCCGCAGCCCGGTTGCTGGTTGAGGTCGGCCTGGAGCCCCCGGCGGTGTTCCTCGGACGGTTCCCGCATCAGCTCTCAGGAGGCCAGCGCCAGCGGATCAACGTGGCCCGCGCGCTCGCCACCGATCCCAAGGTGATCATTGCCGATGAGCCGGTTTCCGCCCTCGACCTCTCGGTACGCGCACAGATACTTGTCCTCATGCAGCGACTCCAACGGCAGCGCGGCGTTGGGTACTTGTTCATAAGCCACGATCTGGCTGTCGTGCGCTCGGTGGCCCGGCGTGTTGCGGTGATGTACCTGGGGCGGATCGTTGAAGAAGGCCCGACCGAGGCGGTGTTCGGCAGACCTTTGCACCCCTACACAGAGGCGCTGCTGTCGGCCACGCCCGTCCCCAATCCACGGCTCGCGAGGATGCGGGAGCGAATCATCCTCCAGGGAGACGTGCCGTCTCCGGTCGCGCCTCCGCCGGGCTGTCCCTTTCACCCTCGCTGTCCAATCGCGCAGGAGGTCTGCCGTCGCGAGTTCCCGCCCCTAGTCGACGCAGGAAGAGGGCAGGTGGCAGTATGTCACTTCGCCCACTGA
- a CDS encoding DUF2283 domain-containing protein — protein sequence MDAKLTLHYDRDADILHISKRPPYPEQESEELGEGVVARINPATGEVENLEILLFSVRLRQGDAFDLLVAADLKLAAGR from the coding sequence ATGGACGCGAAGTTGACGCTCCACTATGACCGGGACGCCGACATCCTTCACATCAGCAAGCGGCCCCCCTACCCGGAACAGGAGTCTGAGGAGCTGGGCGAGGGGGTCGTTGCCCGGATCAACCCGGCGACCGGTGAGGTCGAGAACCTGGAGATCTTACTCTTCTCAGTACGACTCCGGCAAGGCGATGCCTTCGATCTTCTTGTGGCTGCGGACCTGAAGCTGGCGGCGGGACGTTAG
- a CDS encoding LLM class F420-dependent oxidoreductase — protein sequence MRLGVVFPQTEIGTDPVVIRDFAQAAETLGFHHLVAYDHVLSASTANRPGWLGYDMDDPFHELFVLFGYLAGCTRRMELATGIIILPQRQTALVAKQAAEVDVLSGGRLRLGVGLGWNSVEYEALGEDFQNRGARITEQVKVLRALWTQEIVTFRGRWHTIVEAGLNPLPVQRPIPIWMGGAADAVLRRAARIADGWLFGGGLPNPYTRGPSRKPRESVERLRVHLEEAGRDPASFGIEARIVAGKDGPDEWRRLAEEWREMGATHLSVSTMGAGLGTPDDHIEAIRRFRDAVG from the coding sequence ATGCGCCTGGGTGTGGTCTTCCCTCAAACCGAGATAGGCACCGACCCCGTCGTGATCCGCGACTTCGCGCAGGCCGCGGAGACGCTCGGCTTCCACCACCTGGTGGCCTATGATCACGTGCTCAGCGCGAGCACAGCGAACCGGCCGGGATGGCTGGGCTACGACATGGACGATCCGTTCCACGAGCTGTTCGTCCTGTTCGGCTATCTGGCCGGCTGCACGAGGCGGATGGAACTCGCGACCGGGATCATCATCCTGCCCCAGCGCCAGACCGCGCTCGTTGCGAAACAGGCGGCAGAGGTGGATGTGCTCTCCGGCGGCCGCCTGCGGCTCGGGGTGGGCCTTGGATGGAACTCCGTCGAGTACGAGGCGCTCGGAGAGGACTTCCAGAACCGCGGGGCTAGGATCACCGAGCAGGTCAAAGTGCTGCGCGCCCTATGGACCCAGGAGATCGTGACCTTCCGCGGACGGTGGCACACGATCGTCGAGGCAGGGCTCAATCCCCTCCCGGTGCAGCGGCCGATTCCCATTTGGATGGGAGGCGCGGCGGACGCGGTACTCAGGCGCGCCGCGCGGATTGCCGACGGCTGGTTGTTCGGCGGCGGACTGCCGAATCCGTACACCCGCGGCCCTTCCAGGAAGCCTCGCGAATCCGTCGAGCGCCTTCGCGTGCACCTTGAGGAGGCAGGACGCGACCCGGCGTCATTTGGCATCGAAGCGCGGATCGTCGCTGGCAAGGACGGACCGGACGAGTGGCGCCGGCTCGCCGAGGAATGGCGGGAGATGGGAGCCACCCACCTCAGCGTCTCCACGATGGGCGCGGGGCTGGGGACGCCCGACGACCACATCGAGGCGATCCGACGGTTCAGGGATGCGGTCGGCTAA